In Streptomyces sp. NBC_00569, a single genomic region encodes these proteins:
- a CDS encoding serine/threonine-protein kinase — protein MRPVGSKYLLEEPLGRGATGTVWRARQRETAGAEAAVAGQPGETVAIKVLKEELANDADVVMRFLRERSVLLRLTHPNIVRTRDLVVEGELLALVMDLVDGPDLHRYLRENGPFSPVAASLLTAQVADALAASHADGVVHRDLKPANVLLKQDGGEMHPMLTDFGIARLADSPGLTRTHEFVGTPAYVAPESAEGRPQTSAVDVYGAGILLYELVTGRPPFSGGSALEVLHQHLSAEPRRPSTVPDPLWTVIERCLRKNPEERPSAENLARGLRAVAEGIGVHANSAQIAAAEGVGALLMPDPAPAQVPGAADPTQVLPSNAGSYDPNAATSVMQSTGTGDADPTSVLPNRGAADPTAVMPPVPPHQPGANPDDPHPWQNQMRAARDRNEQTQVQYLDPNDDPLRRRPQRQQQPQQPPQQQYAPQQPRRQQPQQQPQRYAPQPQQQQYAPPQQPRQPQAPQREPRQRSANRMKIPGLGCLKGCLFMIVMLFVVSWLVWEFTPLQDWIGTGKGYWAQLSDWYDTVTGWIGDLGSGSGGSGN, from the coding sequence GTGCGGCCGGTAGGCAGTAAATACCTGCTCGAGGAGCCGCTCGGACGCGGCGCCACGGGCACCGTCTGGCGTGCCCGCCAGCGGGAGACCGCGGGGGCCGAGGCGGCCGTCGCCGGGCAGCCCGGCGAGACCGTGGCGATCAAGGTCCTCAAGGAGGAGCTCGCCAACGACGCGGATGTCGTGATGCGCTTTTTGCGCGAGCGCTCCGTGCTGCTCCGCCTGACGCACCCGAACATCGTGCGCACCCGCGACCTGGTCGTCGAGGGTGAGCTCCTCGCCCTCGTCATGGACCTGGTCGACGGCCCCGACCTGCACCGCTACCTCCGCGAGAACGGCCCCTTCTCCCCGGTGGCCGCGTCCCTGCTGACCGCCCAGGTCGCGGACGCGCTCGCGGCGAGCCACGCGGACGGCGTCGTGCACCGCGACCTGAAGCCGGCGAACGTCCTGCTGAAGCAGGACGGCGGTGAGATGCACCCGATGCTCACCGACTTCGGTATCGCCCGCCTCGCCGACTCCCCGGGCCTGACCCGCACGCACGAGTTCGTCGGCACACCCGCGTACGTCGCGCCGGAGTCCGCCGAGGGCCGCCCGCAGACCAGCGCGGTGGACGTCTACGGCGCCGGAATCCTGCTGTACGAGCTGGTCACGGGCCGGCCGCCGTTCTCCGGGGGCTCCGCGCTCGAGGTCCTGCACCAGCACCTGAGCGCCGAACCGCGCCGCCCGTCCACGGTGCCCGACCCGCTGTGGACGGTCATAGAGCGCTGCCTGCGCAAGAACCCCGAGGAGCGGCCCAGCGCCGAGAACCTCGCCCGCGGCCTGCGCGCCGTCGCCGAGGGCATCGGCGTGCACGCGAACTCCGCGCAGATCGCGGCCGCCGAGGGCGTCGGCGCCCTCCTCATGCCGGACCCGGCGCCCGCCCAGGTGCCCGGCGCGGCAGACCCGACGCAGGTCCTGCCCAGCAACGCGGGCTCGTACGACCCGAACGCGGCGACGAGCGTCATGCAGTCCACCGGCACGGGTGACGCCGACCCCACCTCGGTCCTGCCGAACCGGGGCGCGGCCGACCCGACGGCCGTCATGCCGCCGGTCCCGCCGCACCAGCCGGGCGCGAACCCGGACGACCCGCACCCCTGGCAGAACCAGATGCGGGCGGCCCGCGACCGCAACGAGCAGACGCAGGTCCAGTACCTGGACCCGAACGACGACCCGCTGCGCCGCCGGCCGCAGCGCCAGCAGCAGCCCCAGCAGCCGCCTCAGCAGCAGTACGCGCCCCAGCAGCCCCGTCGGCAGCAGCCGCAGCAGCAGCCCCAGCGGTACGCGCCGCAGCCCCAGCAGCAGCAGTACGCGCCGCCGCAGCAGCCTCGCCAGCCGCAGGCGCCGCAGCGTGAGCCGCGGCAGCGCAGCGCGAACCGGATGAAGATCCCGGGGCTCGGCTGCCTCAAGGGCTGCCTCTTCATGATCGTCATGTTGTTCGTGGTGAGCTGGCTCGTCTGGGAGTTCACCCCGCTCCAGGACTGGATCGGCACGGGCAAGGGTTACTGGGCCCAGCTGTCGGACTGGTACGACACGGTCACCGGCTGGATCGGCGATCTGGGGAGCGGCAGCGGAGGCTCCGGCAACTGA
- a CDS encoding serine/threonine-protein kinase, protein MARKIGSRYTANQILGRGSAGTVWLGEGPEGPVAIKLLREDLASDQELVGRFVQERTALLSLDHPRVVGVRDLVVDGNDLALVMDLVRGTDLRTRLDRERRLAPEAAVAIVADIADGLAAAHAAGIVHRDVKPENVLLDMQGPLGPGGSHPALLTDFGVAKLIDSPRRTRATKIIGTPDYLAPELIEGLPPRAAVDIYALATVLYELLAGFTPFGGGHPGAILRRHVTETVVPLPGIPDELWQLLVQCLAKAPASRLRASELAARLREQLPQLAGMAPLDVDEPDTEPDPEPEAAPAAPEAPAARRGAVPLVPGATPADSNRDTHTSMRVPAPDELAGGARGTARAPRAAGAPRPGSARHRASARRRRITLGVAGAVLVVAAGIGTWAAVGGDDADATPGKNPGQSAPAAP, encoded by the coding sequence TTGGCACGGAAGATCGGCAGCCGGTACACCGCGAACCAGATCCTGGGACGCGGCAGCGCCGGCACGGTGTGGCTGGGCGAGGGACCCGAGGGGCCCGTCGCCATCAAGCTGTTGCGTGAGGACCTGGCCTCCGACCAGGAGCTCGTGGGCCGCTTCGTCCAGGAGCGCACGGCCCTGCTCAGCCTCGACCACCCGCGCGTGGTCGGCGTCCGTGACCTGGTGGTCGACGGGAACGACCTGGCTCTGGTCATGGACCTCGTACGGGGCACCGACCTGCGCACCCGGCTCGACCGTGAGCGGCGCCTGGCCCCCGAGGCCGCGGTCGCCATCGTCGCGGACATCGCGGACGGGCTCGCCGCCGCGCACGCCGCCGGGATCGTGCACCGCGACGTGAAGCCGGAGAACGTCCTCCTGGACATGCAGGGCCCCCTCGGTCCCGGCGGCTCCCACCCGGCGCTCCTGACCGACTTCGGCGTCGCCAAGCTCATCGACTCCCCGCGCCGCACCCGCGCCACGAAGATCATCGGCACCCCTGACTACCTCGCCCCCGAACTCATCGAGGGCCTCCCGCCGCGCGCCGCCGTCGACATCTACGCCCTGGCGACGGTCCTGTACGAGCTGCTCGCCGGGTTCACGCCCTTCGGCGGCGGGCACCCCGGCGCGATCCTGCGCCGGCACGTCACGGAGACGGTCGTCCCGCTCCCGGGCATCCCCGACGAGCTGTGGCAGCTCCTCGTCCAGTGCCTGGCCAAGGCGCCCGCGTCCCGTCTGCGCGCCTCCGAGCTGGCGGCCCGCCTGCGCGAGCAGCTGCCCCAGCTCGCCGGGATGGCGCCCCTCGACGTGGACGAGCCGGACACCGAGCCGGACCCGGAGCCGGAGGCCGCCCCCGCCGCACCCGAGGCGCCCGCCGCCCGGCGCGGCGCCGTCCCGCTGGTCCCCGGCGCGACCCCGGCCGACTCGAACCGGGACACGCACACGTCGATGCGCGTGCCGGCGCCCGACGAGCTGGCGGGCGGCGCCCGCGGTACCGCCCGCGCCCCTCGCGCCGCCGGAGCACCCCGCCCCGGCTCGGCCCGCCACCGCGCCTCCGCCCGGCGCCGGAGGATCACGCTCGGCGTGGCCGGAGCCGTCCTGGTGGTGGCGGCCGGCATCGGCACGTGGGCGGCTGTGGGCGGCGACGACGCGGACGCGACGCCCGGCAAGAACCCCGGGCAGTCGGCTCCCGCCGCTCCCTGA
- the prfB gene encoding peptide chain release factor 2: MAVVDVSEELKSLSSTMESIEAVLDLDKLRADIAVLEEQAAAPSLWDDPDAAQKITSKLSHLQAEVRKAETLRGRIDDLSVLFEMAEEEDDPDTRAEAESELTSVKKALDEMEVRTLLSGEYDSREALVNIRAEAGGVDAADFAEQLQRMYLRWAERHGYKTEVYETSYAEEAGIKSTTFAVQIPYAYGTLSVEQGTHRLVRISPFDNQGRRQTSFAGVEVLPVVETTDHIDIDESELRVDVYRSSGPGGQGVNTTDSAVRLTHLPTGIVVSCQNERSQIQNKATAMNVLQAKLLERQRQEERAKMDALKDGGSSWGNQMRSYVLHPYQMVKDLRTEFEVGNPQSVLDGEIDGFLEAGIRWRKQQEK; this comes from the coding sequence GTGGCAGTCGTCGACGTTTCCGAAGAGCTCAAGTCCCTCTCCTCGACCATGGAGTCGATCGAGGCCGTCCTGGACCTCGACAAGCTGAGGGCAGATATCGCCGTGCTCGAGGAGCAGGCGGCCGCACCGTCCCTGTGGGACGACCCCGACGCGGCACAGAAGATCACCAGCAAGCTGAGTCACCTCCAGGCCGAGGTGCGCAAGGCGGAGACCCTGCGCGGCAGGATCGACGACCTGAGCGTGCTCTTCGAGATGGCCGAGGAGGAGGACGACCCGGACACCCGTGCAGAGGCCGAGTCCGAGCTGACCTCCGTCAAGAAGGCGCTCGACGAGATGGAGGTCCGCACCCTCCTGTCCGGCGAGTACGACTCCCGCGAGGCGCTGGTCAACATCCGCGCCGAGGCGGGCGGTGTCGACGCCGCGGACTTCGCCGAGCAGCTCCAGCGCATGTACCTGCGCTGGGCCGAGCGCCACGGCTACAAGACCGAGGTCTACGAGACGTCGTACGCGGAAGAGGCCGGCATCAAGTCGACCACCTTCGCCGTGCAGATCCCGTACGCGTACGGGACGCTCTCGGTCGAGCAGGGCACGCACCGCCTGGTCCGTATCTCGCCCTTCGACAACCAGGGTCGCCGCCAGACGTCCTTCGCGGGCGTCGAGGTCCTCCCGGTCGTCGAGACGACCGACCACATCGACATCGACGAGTCCGAGCTGCGCGTCGACGTGTACCGCTCCTCGGGCCCCGGCGGCCAGGGCGTGAACACGACGGACTCCGCGGTCCGCCTGACCCACCTGCCGACCGGCATCGTCGTCTCCTGTCAGAACGAGCGCTCGCAGATCCAGAACAAGGCGACCGCGATGAACGTCCTGCAGGCGAAGCTCCTCGAGCGCCAGCGTCAGGAGGAGCGGGCCAAGATGGACGCCCTCAAGGACGGCGGCAGTTCGTGGGGCAACCAGATGCGTTCGTACGTCCTGCACCCGTACCAGATGGTCAAGGACCTCCGGACGGAATTCGAGGTCGGAAATCCGCAGTCGGTGCTCGACGGCGAGATCGACGGATTCCTCGAAGCGGGAATTCGCTGGCGCAAGCAGCAGGAGAAGTAA
- the ftsE gene encoding cell division ATP-binding protein FtsE — translation MIRFDNVSKAYPKQTRPALRDVSLEVERGEFVFLVGSSGSGKSTFLRLVLREERTSHGQVHVLGKDLARLSNWKVPQMRRQLGTVFQDFRLLPNKTVGENVAFAQEVIGKSRGEIRKSVPQVLDLVGLGGKEDRMPGELSGGEQQRVAIARAFVNRPKLLIADEPTGNLDPQTSVGIMKLLDRINRTGTTVVMATHDQQIVDQMRKRVIELEKGRLVRDQSRGVYGYQH, via the coding sequence GTGATCCGATTCGACAACGTCTCCAAGGCCTACCCCAAGCAGACCCGGCCCGCTCTCAGGGATGTGTCCCTCGAGGTCGAGCGCGGCGAATTCGTCTTCCTTGTGGGATCTTCCGGCTCCGGAAAGTCCACCTTCCTGCGGCTGGTCCTGCGCGAGGAGCGCACCAGCCACGGCCAGGTGCACGTCCTGGGCAAGGACCTGGCACGACTGTCCAACTGGAAGGTGCCGCAGATGCGCCGCCAGCTCGGTACGGTCTTCCAGGACTTCCGGCTCCTGCCCAACAAGACCGTCGGCGAGAACGTCGCCTTCGCGCAGGAAGTCATCGGCAAGTCCCGTGGCGAGATCCGCAAGTCCGTGCCCCAGGTGCTCGACCTCGTCGGCCTGGGCGGCAAGGAGGACCGGATGCCCGGCGAGCTCTCCGGTGGTGAGCAGCAGCGTGTGGCCATCGCCCGCGCCTTCGTGAACCGCCCCAAGCTCCTGATCGCCGACGAGCCGACCGGCAACCTCGACCCGCAGACCTCGGTCGGCATCATGAAGCTGCTGGACCGGATCAACCGCACCGGGACGACCGTCGTGATGGCCACCCACGATCAGCAGATCGTGGACCAGATGCGCAAGCGCGTCATCGAGCTGGAGAAGGGCCGTCTCGTCCGCGACCAGTCGCGCGGCGTCTACGGCTACCAGCACTGA
- the ftsX gene encoding permease-like cell division protein FtsX has translation MRAQFVLSEIGVGLRRNLTMTFAVIVSVALSLALFGGSLLMRDQVSTMKGYWYDKVNVSIFLCNKGDAESDPKCAKGAVTAEQKQQIVSDLNKMPVVEKVSHESADQAYKHYKEQFGDSPLASSLTPDQLQESYRIKLKDPEKYQVVATAFDGRDGVQSVQDQKGILDNLFGLLNGMNWAALAVMALMLVVALMLIVNTVRVSAFSRRRETGIMRLVGASSFYIQMPFIMEAAVAGVIGGVVACGMLLVGRYFMIDHGLALSEKLNLINFIGWDAVLTKLPLVLAIGLLMPAVAAFFALRKYLKV, from the coding sequence ATGCGCGCCCAATTCGTCCTGTCGGAGATCGGCGTCGGTCTCCGCCGAAACCTCACGATGACCTTCGCGGTCATCGTCTCGGTCGCCCTCTCGCTCGCCCTGTTCGGCGGCTCGCTGCTCATGCGTGACCAGGTGAGCACGATGAAGGGCTACTGGTACGACAAGGTCAACGTCTCGATCTTCCTGTGCAACAAGGGCGACGCCGAGTCGGACCCGAAGTGCGCCAAGGGAGCCGTCACCGCCGAGCAGAAGCAGCAGATCGTCTCCGACCTGAACAAGATGCCGGTCGTGGAGAAGGTCTCCCACGAGTCGGCGGACCAGGCGTACAAGCACTACAAGGAGCAGTTCGGCGACTCCCCGCTGGCCAGCTCGCTCACGCCGGACCAGCTCCAGGAGTCCTACCGGATCAAGCTCAAGGACCCGGAGAAGTACCAGGTCGTCGCGACCGCCTTCGACGGGCGTGACGGGGTGCAGTCCGTGCAGGACCAGAAGGGCATCCTCGACAACCTCTTCGGACTCCTCAACGGCATGAACTGGGCGGCGCTCGCCGTGATGGCGCTGATGCTCGTCGTCGCGCTGATGCTGATCGTCAACACGGTGCGCGTCTCGGCGTTCAGCCGCCGCAGAGAGACCGGCATCATGCGCCTGGTCGGCGCGTCCAGCTTCTACATCCAGATGCCGTTCATCATGGAGGCCGCCGTCGCCGGAGTCATCGGCGGTGTGGTCGCCTGCGGAATGCTCCTCGTGGGCCGCTACTTCATGATCGACCACGGTCTGGCGCTCTCCGAGAAGCTGAACCTGATCAACTTCATCGGCTGGGACGCGGTCCTGACCAAGCTGCCGCTCGTCCTCGCGATCGGCCTGCTGATGCCCGCGGTTGCCGCGTTCTTCGCGTTGCGCAAGTACCTGAAGGTGTGA
- a CDS encoding S41 family peptidase: protein MSGPELFSRPRRFGRGAALTLVFASVLATGVATGSWSAEGSKSGERPAGSATGGGHEDVRDAAAEAMADGKSPTQAAEEAVSRSGDRWGAVYSQGEYKEFEQELDGQYTGVGLWARRTADGRIEVAKVGSGSPAAHAGVRPGDRLRTVDGRPVTGRPVTEVVSLLRGEHAGTAVRLGLARGTRAWTETLRRANLATEPVTVSRLPGGTVLIKVAAFTKGSGDRVRSAVRDAPHGDGVLLDLRGNSGGLVTEAVTAASAFFDGGLVATYDVRGHQRALHAERGGDTSRPVVALVDSGTMSAAELLTGALQDRGRAVVVGSKTFGKGSVQMPSRLPDGSVAELTVGHYRTPTGRSVDGRGITPDLEADEGARQRAETVLSGLGDPS from the coding sequence ATGTCGGGCCCCGAGCTGTTCTCCCGGCCCCGCCGCTTCGGCCGCGGGGCGGCCCTGACATTGGTCTTCGCGAGCGTCCTCGCGACCGGCGTCGCGACGGGTTCGTGGAGCGCCGAGGGCAGCAAGTCGGGGGAGCGCCCGGCCGGTTCGGCCACCGGCGGCGGGCACGAGGACGTGCGGGACGCGGCCGCCGAGGCGATGGCCGACGGCAAGTCCCCCACGCAGGCTGCCGAGGAGGCCGTCAGCCGCAGCGGCGACCGCTGGGGCGCGGTCTACTCGCAGGGCGAGTACAAGGAGTTCGAGCAGGAGCTCGACGGCCAGTACACGGGCGTCGGCCTCTGGGCCAGGCGTACCGCCGACGGCCGGATCGAGGTCGCGAAGGTCGGTTCCGGTTCACCCGCGGCGCACGCGGGCGTGCGTCCCGGCGACCGGCTCCGCACCGTCGACGGCCGGCCCGTCACCGGCCGCCCCGTCACCGAGGTCGTCTCCCTGCTGCGCGGCGAGCACGCGGGGACGGCGGTCCGGCTCGGCCTGGCGCGCGGCACGCGCGCGTGGACCGAGACCCTGCGCCGGGCGAACCTCGCCACCGAGCCCGTCACCGTCTCCCGCCTCCCCGGGGGCACCGTCCTGATCAAGGTCGCCGCCTTCACCAAGGGCTCGGGTGACCGCGTACGGTCCGCCGTGCGCGACGCCCCCCACGGCGACGGCGTCCTCCTCGACCTGCGGGGCAATTCGGGCGGCCTGGTCACGGAGGCGGTCACGGCGGCGTCGGCGTTCTTCGACGGCGGGCTCGTGGCGACGTACGACGTACGAGGACACCAGCGCGCCCTGCACGCCGAGCGCGGCGGCGACACCTCCAGACCGGTGGTCGCGCTCGTCGACAGCGGCACGATGAGTGCGGCGGAGCTGCTCACCGGGGCCCTCCAGGACCGCGGCCGCGCGGTCGTCGTGGGATCGAAGACCTTCGGCAAGGGCTCGGTCCAGATGCCGAGCCGGCTTCCCGACGGCTCCGTGGCCGAGCTGACCGTCGGCCACTACCGCACCCCGACCGGCCGCAGCGTCGACGGCCGGGGCATCACCCCCGACCTCGAGGCCGACGAGGGCGCCCGGCAGCGGGCCGAGACAGTATTGAGTGGCCTCGGGGACCCCTCGTAG
- the smpB gene encoding SsrA-binding protein SmpB, translating into MFVPKESQPKQGASGKSGKDKDGKRKIVAQNKKARHDYAIVDVYEAGIVLSGTEVKSLRQGRASLVDGFVQIDGNEAWLHNAHIPEYSQGTWTNHAVRRKRKLLLHREEIDKLESKSQETGHTIVPLALYFKDGRAKAEIALAKGKKEYDKRQTLREQQDRRDSDRAIAAAKRRQRARER; encoded by the coding sequence ATGTTCGTACCGAAGGAATCACAGCCCAAGCAGGGCGCGTCCGGGAAGTCCGGCAAGGACAAGGACGGCAAGCGCAAGATCGTCGCGCAGAACAAGAAGGCCCGGCACGACTACGCCATCGTCGACGTGTACGAGGCGGGCATCGTCCTGTCCGGCACCGAGGTGAAGTCACTGCGGCAGGGCCGCGCCTCGCTGGTCGACGGCTTCGTCCAGATCGACGGGAACGAGGCGTGGCTGCACAACGCCCACATCCCCGAGTACAGCCAGGGCACCTGGACCAACCACGCCGTGCGCCGCAAGCGCAAGCTGCTCCTGCACCGTGAGGAGATCGACAAGCTGGAGTCGAAGTCCCAGGAGACGGGTCACACGATCGTGCCGCTCGCCCTGTACTTCAAGGACGGCCGCGCGAAGGCGGAGATCGCGCTCGCCAAGGGCAAGAAGGAGTACGACAAGCGGCAGACGCTGCGTGAGCAGCAGGACCGGCGGGACTCCGACCGTGCCATCGCGGCAGCCAAGCGGCGGCAGCGGGCGCGGGAGCGCTGA
- the dacB gene encoding D-alanyl-D-alanine carboxypeptidase/D-alanyl-D-alanine endopeptidase — MSRPDGPVRRLLNPLARQRRYLVWPALVALAAGLTWGSPAGADGDSTGLPEAVDTILGDPSMEGGAASVVVADARSGDIIYQHNPTGRLMPASNTKLLTSTAATELLGTGYRFTTDVLGDGRRRGSVLDGDLYLRGTGDPTALAKDYDELAAEVAASGVKSVSGRLVADDTAFDSQRLGRSWAADDESSYYSAQISALSVAPDTDYDTGTVIVEASPGAKAGDKPKITVTPRTHYVDIDVRATTVAAGGDDSLTVERRHGTNTVTVSGTVPVGGDTTKEWVTVWEPTGYAASVFRDALAAHGVKVSGGTKLGRATPKGAVRLATHDSMPLKDLLIPFLKLSNNMHAEILTKAMGAKATGRAGSWDDGLAAISGYLKGIGVDTGRLRQADGSGLSRMDSIPAGQIAKLLLAVRAEPWFGDWYKALPVACDPDRFVGGTLRSRMCGTPAALNARGKTGSLTGASALSGYVKDAGGRELVYSIVQNNYLVGSVKPLEDAIVVTLAKSDADAAVTVKPRSLRSVPVSERKGDLECSWRKPAVC; from the coding sequence ATGAGTAGACCCGACGGACCTGTGAGACGACTCCTCAATCCCCTTGCGCGTCAACGGCGTTACCTCGTCTGGCCCGCCCTCGTCGCGCTCGCGGCGGGCCTGACCTGGGGCTCACCGGCCGGTGCTGACGGCGACAGCACCGGCCTCCCCGAGGCCGTGGACACCATCCTCGGCGACCCGTCCATGGAGGGCGGCGCGGCGAGCGTCGTCGTCGCCGACGCCAGGAGCGGCGACATCATCTACCAGCACAACCCGACCGGACGCCTGATGCCCGCGTCCAACACCAAGCTCCTCACCTCGACCGCCGCGACGGAACTCCTCGGCACCGGCTACCGGTTCACCACCGACGTGCTCGGCGACGGGCGGCGGCGGGGGAGCGTCCTCGACGGCGATCTGTATCTGCGCGGCACCGGCGACCCGACCGCCCTCGCCAAGGACTACGACGAGCTCGCCGCCGAGGTCGCCGCGTCGGGTGTGAAGTCGGTCAGCGGTCGCCTCGTCGCCGACGACACCGCGTTCGACAGCCAGCGCCTCGGCCGCTCGTGGGCCGCCGACGACGAGTCCTCGTACTACTCGGCGCAGATCTCCGCCCTGAGCGTCGCGCCCGACACCGACTACGACACCGGAACGGTGATCGTCGAAGCCTCGCCGGGCGCGAAGGCCGGGGACAAGCCGAAGATCACCGTCACGCCGAGAACCCACTACGTGGACATCGACGTGCGGGCCACGACCGTCGCGGCCGGCGGCGACGACAGCCTCACCGTCGAACGGCGGCACGGCACGAACACCGTCACCGTCAGCGGTACCGTTCCCGTCGGAGGGGACACCACCAAGGAGTGGGTCACCGTCTGGGAGCCCACCGGATACGCGGCCTCCGTCTTCCGCGACGCGCTCGCCGCGCACGGCGTGAAGGTGTCCGGCGGCACGAAGCTCGGGCGGGCCACCCCGAAGGGCGCCGTGCGGCTCGCCACGCACGACTCCATGCCCCTGAAGGACCTGCTGATCCCCTTCCTGAAGCTGAGCAACAACATGCACGCCGAGATCCTCACCAAGGCCATGGGCGCGAAGGCGACCGGCCGCGCGGGGAGCTGGGACGACGGACTCGCGGCGATCAGCGGCTATCTGAAGGGCATCGGTGTCGACACCGGGCGGCTGCGCCAGGCCGACGGGTCCGGGCTCTCCCGCATGGACAGCATCCCGGCGGGCCAGATCGCGAAGCTGCTGCTCGCGGTGCGCGCCGAGCCGTGGTTCGGCGACTGGTACAAGGCGCTGCCGGTGGCCTGCGACCCGGACCGGTTCGTCGGCGGGACGCTGCGCTCGCGGATGTGCGGGACACCGGCCGCGCTCAACGCCCGCGGCAAGACCGGCTCCCTGACCGGCGCGTCCGCGCTCTCCGGCTATGTGAAGGACGCCGGGGGGCGTGAACTCGTCTACAGCATCGTCCAGAACAACTACCTGGTCGGCTCCGTGAAGCCCCTCGAGGACGCGATCGTGGTGACGCTCGCGAAGTCCGACGCGGACGCGGCGGTGACGGTGAAGCCGCGCTCGCTGCGCTCCGTGCCGGTCTCCGAACGCAAGGGCGACCTGGAGTGCTCGTGGCGCAAACCGGCGGTGTGCTGA
- a CDS encoding MFS transporter, with the protein MPDAISEPATADLTSAHGPQPSRSPYVRLLSTPGALAFTLGNLLARLPMGMFSVSAVIMIAGARGSYALAGAVTATGMAATAVVAPWTARLVDRYGQARIAVPATAVAVCGSLALLLCVHYGAPGWTLFAAYAATATTPNTGGMSRARWAHLLKGDPATLHTANSFEQAVDELCFMLGPVLAAFLCGALFPEAGTLIGAVLLFTGVLVFAAQRATEPPTHGRTATKSPLRARGMPVLLASFLATGAVFGSMEVVTIAFADERGHKAAAGAVLALQAAGSCVAGLVYGAVRPAGPAARRHPWCVAAMTVLLILPLLAALTGSLLAVAGALLFAGMATAPTMVTGMTLVQALTPEGQLNEGMTLAVTGLLGGIACGAAAGGSAVERLGPTAGYAVPAAASACALVLALTGYVRGVARDRT; encoded by the coding sequence ATGCCCGACGCGATATCCGAGCCCGCCACCGCCGACCTGACCTCCGCCCACGGGCCACAGCCCAGCCGCTCCCCGTACGTCCGCCTCCTGTCCACGCCCGGCGCGCTCGCCTTCACGCTCGGGAACCTCCTCGCTCGCCTCCCCATGGGCATGTTCAGCGTCAGCGCCGTCATCATGATCGCCGGGGCGCGCGGCTCGTACGCGCTCGCCGGGGCCGTCACCGCGACCGGGATGGCCGCGACCGCGGTCGTCGCCCCGTGGACGGCACGCCTCGTGGACCGGTACGGGCAGGCCAGGATCGCCGTACCCGCCACGGCCGTCGCGGTCTGCGGATCGCTCGCCCTGCTCCTGTGCGTGCACTACGGAGCACCCGGCTGGACCCTCTTCGCGGCCTACGCGGCGACGGCCACGACGCCCAACACGGGCGGCATGTCACGCGCCCGCTGGGCCCATCTCCTCAAGGGCGACCCGGCCACCCTGCACACCGCGAACTCCTTCGAACAGGCGGTGGACGAGCTGTGCTTCATGCTCGGCCCGGTACTCGCCGCCTTCCTGTGCGGGGCGCTCTTCCCGGAGGCCGGCACCCTGATCGGCGCGGTCCTGCTGTTCACCGGTGTTCTGGTCTTCGCCGCGCAGCGCGCCACGGAACCGCCCACCCATGGGCGCACGGCCACGAAATCGCCCCTCCGCGCGCGCGGGATGCCCGTTCTCCTGGCGTCGTTCCTCGCCACCGGCGCCGTGTTCGGCTCGATGGAGGTGGTCACGATCGCGTTCGCGGACGAGAGGGGCCACAAGGCGGCGGCCGGCGCGGTCCTCGCACTCCAGGCGGCCGGTTCCTGTGTGGCGGGCCTGGTCTACGGTGCGGTGCGGCCCGCCGGTCCCGCGGCGCGCCGCCACCCGTGGTGCGTCGCCGCGATGACCGTCCTGCTGATCCTCCCCCTGCTCGCGGCGCTCACCGGTTCCCTCCTTGCGGTCGCCGGGGCTCTCCTCTTCGCCGGTATGGCGACGGCACCGACGATGGTCACGGGCATGACACTGGTCCAGGCCCTTACCCCCGAGGGCCAGTTGAACGAGGGCATGACCCTCGCCGTGACCGGCCTGCTCGGGGGCATCGCCTGCGGCGCGGCGGCGGGTGGCTCCGCGGTGGAGCGCCTCGGCCCCACCGCGGGCTACGCGGTCCCGGCCGCCGCGTCGGCGTGCGCGCTCGTACTCGCGCTCACCGGTTACGTACGCGGCGTCGCACGCGACCGTACGTAG